A part of Ammospiza nelsoni isolate bAmmNel1 chromosome 9, bAmmNel1.pri, whole genome shotgun sequence genomic DNA contains:
- the LOC132077005 gene encoding endogenous retrovirus group K member 8 Gag polyprotein-like: MVPVYTTLLRQLAEMSLAERKVQPSAPPLPSSLVQPSAPPLPSEMLEQPARLHPPLPDSDSNSESSDESPAVTPELGQGALVSSSPKSSSLTAPWTLPPCQVTVLPRHPEEFWEFVRRKAVEEKNWDIIERLGAPRVPQENSAIANVACDNPMAFPVFKAAPGTGQNDSHHVFAWRVVQDLQSKVAQYGINSSEPVQYGVFQETWRRVAERTALTNMQLPQHDPRHAVGVDALMGSGPFANPDLQARWDPSILAQAQQIGMSALTKTMEMAAPKQKYVTIQQGTREPFLQFAEKLAAAIEKQVDDETLRDKLCVLLAKENANPDCRKIIDTLPGEPTLSEMVTACSKRPPVSALNQSSPKLGALGRNQMGALGTPSAPQTPECLPIPSLVPVYPKSALRTPNYPTRSQGH; this comes from the exons ATGGTGCCTGTATATACTACACTGCTACGCCAGTTAGCTGAAATGTCTTTAGCAGAGAGAAAGGTCCAGCCATCTGCCCCCCCGCTTCCCTCCTCTCTGGTCCAGCCGTCTGCCCCCCCGCTCCCCTCTGAGATGCTTGAACAACCTGCAAGGCTGCATCCTCCTTTACCTGACAGTGACAGCAACAGCGAGTCAAGTGATGAGTCGCCCGCAGTAACACCTGAGTTGGGGCAAGGAGCTCTGGTCTCTTCATCTCCTAAGAGCTCTAGTCTTACTGCCCCATGGACTTTGCCTCCATGCCAAGTCACTGTGCTTCCTCGACACCCTGAGGAGTTTTGGGAATTTGTTAGGAGGAAAGCAGTTGAAGAAAAGAACTGGGACATCATAGAAAGGTTAGGTGCTCCAAGAGTACCTCAGGAGAACAGTGCCATTGCAAATGTTGCTTGTGATAACCCTatggcttttccagttttcaaagcagctcctggaacagGACAGAACGACAGTCATCATGTCTTCGCCTGGAGGGTTGTGCAAGACCTCCAATCAAAAGTAGCTCAATATGGTATTAATTCCTCAGAG CCAGTACAATATGGTGTATTTCAAGAAACTTGGAGGCGAGTGGCTGAGCGCACAGCTTTAACAAATATGCAGTTGCCTCAACACGACCCTCGTCATGCTGTGGGTGTTGATGCCCTAATGGGCTCTGGGCCTTTTGCTAATCCAGATTTACAGGCAAGGTGGGATCCTTCGATTTTGGCACAAGCTCAGCAAATTGGCATGAGTGCCTTAACTaaaacaatggaaatggcagctccaaaacagaaatatgttaCTATACAACAAGGAACAAGAGAACCATTTTTGCAGTTTGCTGAAAAACTTGCTGCCGCTATTGAGAAACAAGTAGATGATGAAACTTTGCGAGACAAATTGTGTGTACTATTggctaaagaaaatgcaaacccagaTTGCAGAAAGATTATTGATACTTTGCCTGGGGAACCCACCTTGTCTGAAATGGTTACTGCTTGCTCGAAA CGCCCGCCCGTCTCCGCCCTGAACCAATCATCGCCCAAGCTCGGAGCGCTGGGGCGAAACCAAATGGGAGCGCTGGG GACTCCAAGTGCTCCCCAGACCCCTGAGTGCCTGCCAATTCCCTCCCTTGTGCCCGTGTACCCCAAGAGCGCCTTGAGGACCCCCAACTACCCCACCCGATCGCAG GGCCATTGA